The Macrobrachium nipponense isolate FS-2020 chromosome 27, ASM1510439v2, whole genome shotgun sequence genome includes a region encoding these proteins:
- the LOC135200682 gene encoding uncharacterized protein LOC135200682 yields the protein MGHETTPQGNGVHLGEAMCDRLAYADDIDFCGENIQEIDRKISIFKEAANQVGLEINEAKTKILKVSRQERILGNITCENMELEAVENFKYLRSTITAENRVEEEVKLRIVAAARCVVGL from the coding sequence ATGGGTCATGAAACAACACCACAGGGTAATGGAGTACATCTTGGGGAGGCTATGTGTGATAGATTagcttatgcagatgatattgacttttgtggtgaaaacatccaggaaattgacagaaaaataagCATTTTCAAAGAAGCTGCAAATCAAGTTGGCCTGGAAATAAATGAGGCTAAAACCAAAATCTTGAAAGTTTCAAGGCAAGAGAGGATACTGGGTAACATCACGTGTGAAAACATGGAGTTGGAAGCTGTCGAAAATTTCAAATACCTTAGATCAACGATTACAGCTGAAAATAGAGTAGAGGAAGAGGTAAAACTAAGAATAGTAGCGGCAGCCAGATGTGTAGTTGGGCTTTAG